A genome region from Deltaproteobacteria bacterium includes the following:
- a CDS encoding phosphatase PAP2 family protein, whose translation MPAGKDISAMAAGSRFSPEFLFWAASVGVVFVTGYLGIPRILGERDGYDLSIGVESFIPYAGWAAIPYTLGYVIILGPAIPFHEMHFVRRGAAAYLLAMAICFSLFYLVPVRCIPPPATGPIDGFLLPRLPWLDDRGWNAFPSLHVAMATLACLSLLKVSHWVSLAALLIWTLVFASTLLLKRHFLVDGLAGAGLALTIHFRVVEPEFRRRGVVWAL comes from the coding sequence ATGCCCGCTGGAAAGGACATATCAGCGATGGCCGCCGGTTCCCGGTTCAGTCCGGAGTTCCTGTTCTGGGCGGCATCTGTTGGCGTCGTGTTCGTGACTGGATATCTCGGCATTCCCCGGATACTCGGCGAACGGGACGGTTACGATCTGTCGATTGGCGTCGAATCGTTTATTCCCTATGCGGGATGGGCGGCGATTCCCTACACGCTGGGATATGTGATCATTCTCGGTCCCGCAATTCCGTTCCATGAGATGCACTTCGTCCGCCGGGGGGCTGCCGCCTATCTTCTGGCGATGGCTATCTGTTTCTCGCTGTTTTATCTGGTGCCCGTGCGGTGCATTCCGCCACCCGCCACGGGTCCGATTGACGGTTTCCTGCTCCCGAGACTTCCGTGGCTGGACGACCGGGGCTGGAACGCCTTCCCGTCGCTGCATGTCGCCATGGCGACGCTGGCCTGCCTTTCGCTGCTGAAAGTGTCGCACTGGGTGTCACTCGCCGCGTTGCTGATCTGGACGCTAGTGTTCGCCAGCACGCTGCTGCTCAAGCGGCATTTCCTGGTCGACGGGCTGGCCGGTGCGGGACTCGCCCTGACCATTCACTTCCGGGTCGTCGAGCCGGAGTTCCGCCGCCGGGGTGTCGTGTGGGCCCTCTAG
- a CDS encoding OmpA family protein produces MKKLLFTLVLSVFAAGCADLGAGKYENYRGTLNERGMRRCRYWDECGSGWGRRQAEKAPAQDTARSEPAVKAPVAAAAKTQGSAEGKVTSADGSPLSASLAFEQNGKTVRNVSARDAAYSEELPEGNYHVRAAAKDHEPQVKDVKVAAGKKTVTDFTLLPSSKALARVEGNRIVILQPVYFATSKADILAKSYDLLNDVARVLVDNPQITKVEVAGHTDTVGDAAANQRLSAARADSVKAYLVQKGVAGGRLSPVGYGEERPVVTPDDTPDKQAQNRRVEFLVLEPAQN; encoded by the coding sequence TTGAAAAAACTTCTGTTCACTTTGGTCTTGTCGGTATTTGCCGCGGGATGTGCTGATCTTGGAGCGGGGAAATACGAAAACTACCGCGGCACCCTGAATGAGCGCGGGATGCGCCGCTGCAGGTATTGGGATGAATGCGGCAGTGGCTGGGGAAGAAGGCAGGCGGAGAAGGCTCCTGCCCAGGATACGGCAAGGTCCGAGCCTGCCGTCAAGGCACCGGTGGCTGCTGCCGCCAAGACGCAGGGTTCGGCTGAGGGCAAGGTGACGTCTGCTGATGGATCGCCGCTTTCGGCCTCCCTTGCCTTCGAGCAGAACGGGAAAACCGTCAGGAATGTTTCTGCCAGGGATGCTGCCTACAGCGAGGAACTGCCTGAGGGAAACTACCATGTCCGTGCGGCCGCCAAGGATCATGAGCCGCAAGTGAAGGACGTGAAAGTCGCTGCTGGTAAAAAGACAGTGACGGATTTCACGCTGTTGCCAAGCAGCAAGGCCCTGGCACGGGTGGAAGGCAACCGGATCGTGATCCTTCAGCCGGTCTACTTCGCAACCAGTAAGGCCGACATCCTGGCGAAGTCATATGACCTTCTGAACGATGTCGCCCGGGTACTGGTGGACAACCCGCAGATCACGAAGGTCGAGGTGGCTGGCCATACGGATACGGTCGGCGACGCTGCCGCGAACCAGCGGCTTTCCGCGGCCCGTGCCGATTCGGTCAAGGCGTATCTCGTGCAAAAGGGTGTGGCGGGTGGCCGCCTTTCGCCGGTTGGTTACGGGGAGGAAAGGCCGGTTGTTACCCCCGACGATACCCCGGACAAGCAGGCACAGAACCGCCGGGTCGAGTTTCTGGTTCTCGAACCCGCCCAGAACTGA
- a CDS encoding PQQ-dependent sugar dehydrogenase produces the protein MKHLLLGLLATALITGLPTGCGSSGHPVDNATGFVTGIMDELATPTQADWGSDGRLYVATLGGTIYAYSFDDDYRITGKQAIATLAGLDDRYILGIAGNPFDPPGTTTIYVSHSRLFTGAPCPVITHEYAGRVSMLTGPDFDTLTPVITGLPSSPGGHGVNNLLFDNDGDLLIAQGGQTNAGVPHCAQGGLPESPLSGAVLKARLSDPDFDGEITYVERDGGTPNNDQVDGDIVELAEPAYVGVFAAGLRNPFDLVLTTAGLLYATDNGPNGPSGAEGDVSTGPGTSAPIGESAPDELNLLEAGHYYGHPNRNRGIDDDRQNVYYGPDAETGDFTQAIAWFPSTTNGLDEYRAQTFGGAFRGSLMLVHWTKGLYRARLSANGRSVVTHELVNSEMPGIGLVAGPGGVLFSADYLGGKLRMAAPLAADSGGPQVHDIFPWRAPSTGGSRFVISGSGFGTAANTAVTIGGAAASITRVSPTRIIGTIPAETEPTADLVDVVVIANGVSRTLPAAFRYLIPPVPGP, from the coding sequence ATGAAACATCTGCTGCTCGGATTACTGGCGACAGCCCTTATCACTGGACTTCCCACCGGGTGCGGATCATCCGGCCATCCCGTGGACAACGCTACCGGCTTCGTGACCGGCATTATGGACGAACTGGCTACGCCGACACAGGCCGACTGGGGTTCGGATGGACGGCTCTACGTCGCGACCCTTGGCGGCACGATTTACGCCTACAGCTTCGATGACGATTACCGGATCACCGGCAAACAGGCCATTGCGACGCTGGCAGGGCTGGACGACCGGTATATCCTGGGGATTGCGGGAAACCCGTTCGATCCACCCGGTACGACGACCATCTATGTGTCCCACAGCCGTCTTTTTACCGGCGCACCATGCCCGGTGATCACCCACGAGTATGCCGGCCGGGTTTCGATGCTCACGGGACCGGACTTCGATACGCTCACGCCAGTCATCACCGGCCTGCCATCCTCACCCGGCGGACACGGAGTGAACAATCTCCTGTTCGACAACGACGGCGACCTGCTGATCGCCCAGGGCGGGCAAACGAATGCTGGAGTTCCCCATTGTGCCCAGGGCGGACTGCCTGAATCCCCCCTGTCGGGTGCTGTCCTGAAGGCACGGCTGTCCGATCCGGATTTCGACGGCGAAATTACCTACGTCGAGCGTGACGGTGGCACTCCCAACAACGACCAGGTTGATGGCGACATTGTCGAACTGGCCGAGCCCGCATACGTCGGGGTTTTCGCCGCCGGTCTTCGCAACCCGTTCGATCTCGTACTGACCACGGCGGGCCTGCTATACGCCACCGACAACGGTCCCAACGGCCCAAGCGGCGCCGAGGGGGATGTTTCCACGGGGCCCGGCACGTCCGCCCCTATCGGGGAGTCTGCCCCGGACGAACTGAACCTTCTGGAAGCCGGCCACTACTACGGCCACCCGAACCGTAATCGCGGCATCGATGACGATCGCCAGAATGTTTATTATGGACCGGATGCAGAAACGGGCGACTTCACACAGGCGATCGCCTGGTTCCCGTCCACCACCAACGGGCTCGACGAATACCGGGCACAGACCTTCGGCGGCGCCTTCCGGGGCAGTCTCATGCTGGTCCACTGGACGAAAGGACTTTACCGGGCACGGCTTTCCGCAAATGGCCGGTCAGTCGTGACGCATGAGCTGGTCAACAGCGAGATGCCCGGCATTGGCCTCGTGGCCGGACCGGGCGGTGTCCTGTTTTCAGCGGACTATCTGGGCGGCAAACTGCGGATGGCCGCTCCCCTGGCGGCGGATTCCGGCGGCCCCCAGGTCCACGATATCTTTCCCTGGCGGGCTCCTTCCACGGGAGGCTCGCGGTTTGTCATCAGCGGATCGGGATTTGGAACTGCCGCCAATACGGCAGTCACCATCGGTGGCGCAGCCGCTTCGATCACCAGGGTGAGCCCGACCCGTATCATCGGCACCATACCGGCGGAAACGGAGCCAACAGCGGATCTGGTGGACGTCGTGGTAATCGCCAATGGCGTCTCACGTACGCTGCCGGCGGCTTTTCGGTACCTGATACCGCCGGTTCCAGGGCCATAG
- a CDS encoding HAMP domain-containing histidine kinase: MSGVSKAAFSGKSFLDGVSQKFSNLLEWSLGDRTALASVICLGLSGAHGLMFKWLLADPLRAPYLEPAAAHVADQIEMGFIAGWAVLAMICFAVRKVKSLETVMMHTVIQLCTVHTMLAAHGFGLFTTPYAVLFGISGVLLGGLLFGIRPVVYAVVTGVSFQAISIAGSQFGWFPYAPLMRDDLVIDGRLHSSWLLFTGSWVTVFQLSMFVFAIYLVEQWRKREEQLKAAYALLREQKDQLVRAESLAAMGSLVTGAAHELRNPLSSSGALFQMLKEDVEQSGATASQKREVLQSIDSCLSGQARAANIASRLYLLADLLAPEDSSRPLSTILDTIRSEYPGIAVHTEAGVDQAPVNERMTLTMLRNLLDNARGAGGAQEPRLAASLHGHSLRLKISDTGRGIPKALQAEIFKPFITGEGASGNVGLGLYVVNELVHRAGGSIGLDSEEGRGTTVTVDIPLGSAAGQEELAA, encoded by the coding sequence ATGAGTGGTGTTTCGAAAGCCGCTTTCAGCGGGAAGTCGTTTCTTGATGGGGTTAGCCAGAAGTTCAGCAACCTGCTGGAGTGGAGCCTCGGGGACCGGACGGCGCTGGCTTCGGTGATCTGTCTCGGTCTTTCGGGTGCGCACGGGTTGATGTTCAAATGGTTGCTGGCTGATCCCTTGCGGGCACCATATCTTGAACCGGCTGCGGCACATGTCGCCGACCAGATCGAGATGGGGTTCATTGCCGGATGGGCAGTTCTGGCGATGATCTGTTTTGCGGTGCGCAAGGTGAAATCTCTCGAAACAGTGATGATGCATACAGTCATTCAGCTATGCACCGTTCATACCATGCTGGCGGCACACGGTTTCGGGCTGTTCACCACTCCCTATGCGGTCTTGTTTGGAATATCAGGAGTGCTCCTGGGCGGGCTGCTGTTTGGAATCCGTCCGGTTGTTTATGCGGTTGTTACGGGCGTCTCATTCCAGGCGATTTCCATTGCGGGTTCGCAGTTTGGGTGGTTCCCGTACGCTCCGCTAATGCGGGACGATCTGGTGATTGACGGAAGGCTTCACTCTTCCTGGCTGTTGTTCACGGGAAGTTGGGTAACGGTGTTCCAGCTCAGTATGTTCGTCTTTGCGATATATCTGGTCGAACAGTGGCGAAAGCGGGAGGAGCAGTTGAAAGCGGCATACGCACTCCTTCGGGAACAGAAGGACCAGTTGGTGCGTGCCGAGTCGCTGGCAGCGATGGGTTCGCTGGTAACGGGTGCCGCCCATGAGCTCCGGAACCCGCTTTCATCCAGCGGGGCCTTGTTCCAGATGCTGAAGGAGGATGTCGAGCAGTCGGGTGCCACGGCTTCCCAGAAGCGGGAAGTCCTGCAAAGCATTGATAGTTGCCTGTCAGGGCAGGCGAGGGCGGCGAATATTGCCAGCCGTTTGTATCTTTTGGCCGACCTGCTGGCTCCTGAAGACTCGTCGCGGCCGTTGTCCACTATCCTCGACACGATCCGGTCCGAGTATCCCGGTATTGCTGTTCATACGGAGGCGGGCGTGGACCAGGCTCCCGTCAATGAGCGGATGACACTCACCATGCTCCGGAACCTGCTGGATAATGCCCGTGGAGCAGGCGGCGCACAGGAACCCAGGCTCGCGGCATCATTACATGGCCATTCGCTCCGGCTGAAGATTTCAGATACGGGCCGGGGCATTCCAAAGGCACTCCAGGCAGAGATCTTCAAGCCATTCATTACGGGTGAGGGGGCTAGCGGGAATGTCGGCCTGGGTCTGTACGTGGTAAACGAACTTGTGCACCGGGCTGGAGGAAGTATCGGTCTCGACAGTGAGGAGGGGCGCGGTACAACCGTAACGGTGGATATCCCCCTTGGCAGTGCGGCTGGCCAGGAGGAACTCGCGGCGTAG
- a CDS encoding HAMP domain-containing histidine kinase, with protein MPEKPSASSGAVDSLIQRIGNPLEWSPAGKAALACGTCLGLAFSWAVYFYWLVEDSSRAPYMEPQAALFARNLQNAFVVIWAVFLGICLAARSDRLRILGQPLVYLTAQLFTVHTMLVGHAFGLFTAPYGVLFGVCGMLLGVLLMGVRPVSYGVLTGVAIQVLSTIGSQNGWFPYAPLLRGTPVINERLPVSWLVLTGSWVTICQVATMVVGLYILSQWRGRQERLEAAYVLLREQKTQLVRAESLAAVGSLVSGAARELQRPLDFARTSFQKLRTDIAASDAPESQKSEALRIVEMSLKGHERAADIAGRLNSIAEALAPGGESHPLDAVMNLIRSDYPQSVFQVSPQAASVPVNERLVATVLRNLLKNAVAAGGDTPPRVVASLADRFLDIRVSDSGRGIPEAMQSEVFKPFFTGQKAGEGHGLGLGLYIVHELVHRAGGTIDLQSQAGRGTSVSILLPVDGAPHGM; from the coding sequence ATGCCCGAAAAGCCGTCAGCTTCATCAGGTGCAGTTGACTCCCTGATCCAGCGGATTGGTAATCCGCTGGAGTGGAGCCCTGCCGGCAAGGCGGCGCTTGCCTGCGGGACCTGTCTCGGTCTTGCGTTCTCCTGGGCGGTATATTTTTACTGGCTTGTCGAGGATTCGTCCCGGGCTCCGTACATGGAACCTCAGGCGGCGTTATTTGCGAGAAATCTCCAGAACGCATTCGTTGTGATATGGGCCGTATTCCTGGGCATTTGCCTGGCGGCGCGGTCTGACAGGCTCCGGATTCTTGGCCAGCCGCTGGTATACCTGACGGCCCAGCTTTTCACCGTGCATACCATGCTGGTTGGACATGCCTTCGGGCTGTTCACTGCGCCCTATGGGGTTCTTTTCGGTGTGTGTGGAATGCTGCTGGGCGTGCTCCTCATGGGCGTCAGGCCAGTGAGTTATGGCGTGCTGACGGGGGTCGCGATCCAGGTCCTGTCGACCATCGGCAGCCAGAACGGCTGGTTCCCCTATGCTCCGTTATTGCGTGGAACTCCGGTCATTAATGAACGCCTCCCGGTTTCCTGGCTCGTCCTGACAGGTAGCTGGGTGACGATTTGCCAGGTTGCGACGATGGTGGTCGGCCTCTACATCCTGTCCCAGTGGAGAGGCCGGCAGGAACGGCTTGAGGCTGCATACGTGCTGCTGCGTGAGCAGAAAACCCAGCTGGTCAGGGCCGAATCGCTTGCGGCGGTCGGTTCACTGGTATCGGGAGCGGCCAGGGAGTTGCAGCGTCCGCTCGATTTCGCCCGGACGAGTTTCCAGAAGCTCCGGACAGATATCGCCGCATCAGATGCTCCCGAATCCCAGAAATCGGAAGCGCTGCGGATTGTCGAGATGTCGCTGAAAGGGCATGAGCGTGCAGCGGATATTGCTGGCAGGCTGAACTCGATCGCAGAAGCGCTTGCTCCGGGGGGTGAAAGCCATCCACTGGATGCGGTCATGAACCTTATCCGGAGCGACTACCCGCAATCTGTATTTCAGGTATCGCCGCAGGCAGCTTCGGTACCAGTCAATGAACGGCTGGTTGCAACGGTTCTCCGGAATCTTCTGAAGAACGCAGTTGCCGCAGGTGGGGACACGCCGCCGAGGGTTGTGGCGTCGCTGGCGGATCGCTTCCTGGATATCAGGGTCAGTGATTCGGGGAGAGGAATCCCGGAGGCGATGCAAAGCGAGGTGTTCAAGCCGTTTTTTACCGGACAGAAGGCTGGTGAGGGACACGGATTGGGGCTTGGACTGTACATCGTTCATGAACTGGTCCATCGGGCCGGGGGGACCATCGATCTGCAAAGCCAGGCAGGCCGCGGCACTTCGGTTTCAATACTGCTTCCCGTAGATGGAGCACCGCATGGGATGTGA
- a CDS encoding TetR/AcrR family transcriptional regulator, with protein sequence MNRKRTRKRAGRPAVTPARRAPVQNRSRETVRAVIQAAAEVLLAEGYERTTTNRIAERAGISIGSLYHYFPNKESVIEAMTDHAISETTGYFVLHGAPLLSRTSLEETVHGLVETAVAAIEHNRVYARAILTGVPMIEQAAVARQIETRILVAVSQLGWREIDARQPESRRRARFFLLLSMAAVAVIRIALNRPADVSREELVSELAGMVYAQLKDGSHTVE encoded by the coding sequence ATGAACCGGAAACGCACCCGGAAAAGGGCCGGGAGGCCGGCCGTGACGCCTGCCCGCCGGGCGCCGGTGCAGAACCGCTCGCGGGAGACTGTCCGGGCGGTAATCCAGGCGGCTGCCGAAGTGCTGCTCGCCGAAGGCTATGAACGGACCACGACGAACCGGATCGCTGAACGGGCGGGTATCAGCATCGGCTCGCTCTATCACTATTTCCCCAACAAGGAATCGGTCATCGAGGCGATGACAGACCATGCGATTTCCGAGACTACCGGCTATTTCGTCCTTCACGGCGCTCCGCTCCTGTCCAGGACTTCCCTGGAGGAAACCGTCCACGGACTTGTCGAGACGGCGGTGGCGGCTATCGAGCATAACCGGGTGTACGCACGGGCAATCCTCACCGGGGTTCCCATGATCGAGCAGGCGGCCGTCGCACGGCAGATCGAAACCCGTATTCTGGTGGCGGTCAGCCAGCTCGGCTGGCGGGAGATAGACGCGAGGCAGCCGGAATCCAGACGCCGGGCACGGTTTTTCCTCCTGCTAAGCATGGCTGCCGTGGCGGTCATACGGATCGCGCTGAACCGCCCGGCGGACGTCTCCCGGGAGGAACTGGTTAGCGAACTGGCGGGGATGGTATACGCGCAGTTGAAGGACGGGAGCCATACGGTTGAGTAA
- a CDS encoding 1-acyl-sn-glycerol-3-phosphate acyltransferase — translation MSRPHSPAKTVRTLQRMSVIAGVTAGVGAVASVFFAAGKTPEWGYEHLSRLWSGGVLRGCGINASARGLEHVHPDTPAVYVSNHGSEWDWYLFTHFVRLDWRAVIRADLRKFPLGGYFSAKTGQLFLPRRATTADLIRQCRPLLERGTSILMYPEGKRPTGKILGEFRRGAFELAVACNVPVVPVAVVEEHPALGPGVLGRRLGHEPGRVTIVVLPPVHPDGNDAEAAGRLMTSAHRMIEAELTA, via the coding sequence ATGAGCAGGCCCCATTCACCGGCAAAAACCGTCCGTACGCTTCAGAGAATGTCGGTCATCGCCGGCGTCACGGCCGGTGTCGGCGCTGTGGCGAGCGTTTTTTTCGCGGCCGGCAAGACGCCGGAATGGGGTTATGAGCATCTGAGCCGCCTGTGGTCCGGCGGAGTGCTCCGGGGCTGCGGGATCAATGCGTCGGCACGCGGGCTTGAGCATGTACATCCGGACACACCCGCCGTGTACGTCTCCAATCACGGCAGCGAGTGGGACTGGTACCTGTTTACGCATTTTGTGCGGCTGGACTGGCGGGCCGTGATCCGGGCTGACTTGCGAAAATTCCCTCTTGGCGGGTATTTCTCGGCGAAAACGGGACAGCTCTTTCTGCCGCGCCGGGCCACGACGGCCGATCTGATCCGGCAGTGCCGGCCGCTCCTGGAACGTGGAACTTCAATTCTCATGTATCCGGAAGGGAAGCGGCCCACCGGGAAAATCCTGGGTGAATTCAGGCGCGGGGCGTTTGAACTGGCTGTCGCCTGCAATGTTCCGGTCGTTCCGGTAGCGGTTGTCGAGGAACATCCGGCACTCGGGCCCGGCGTTCTTGGCCGCAGGCTCGGTCACGAACCGGGCAGGGTGACGATTGTGGTGCTGCCGCCTGTCCATCCGGACGGGAATGACGCTGAAGCCGCCGGCCGCCTGATGACCAGCGCGCACCGGATGATCGAAGCGGAACTGACCGCCTAA
- a CDS encoding DEAD/DEAH box helicase family protein — protein sequence MKQAVIENPILNSPFKEPDRHFRFTDEGITNEIVDGRRNSTYFVPIPQPKRGKKQLSLDTQWTADRIEENKLVNRIRPQIYKWRQGGYIGVTRTTARLLEYWNDPERSKRLFFCQIEALETAIYITEVASKYDPWIENELRHASEEANPLLFRIAFKMATGSGKTVVMAMLIAWQALNKITNSQDARFSDAFLLVAPGITIRDRLRVLLPSEPDNYYRERDICQPEDRAQLQKAKIVITNYHTFKRREIGDVSKLGKAILKSEAFTETPAQMVRRVCRELGNKKNLIVINDEAHHCYRENVAVAEEALSGEDRRDAEERAEAARIWISGLEAVKQKLGVRAVYDLSATPFFLRGSGYPEGTLFPWVVSDFSLIDAIESGIVKIPRVPVADDSMVGEQPTYRDLWLHIRENQLLPKKGRAETERKGAPELPMGLEGAIRSLYDHYKKYYETWEQDKQAQLAGRTPPVFIVVCANTAISKLVYDYISGWDTGKTTPAGSPIWADGALPLFSNTKDGQPGGHQNTILVDSSQLESGEPLKDDFKKLAAREIEDFKHEYARRHHQNAEDVTDGDILREVMNTVGKPGKLGEKVRCVVSVSMLTEGWDTNTVTHILGVRAFSTQLLCEQVVGRGLRRMSYAENTEGKFEPEYAEVYGVPFSFIPTVAKPALSLMLKRTRVHAIEDRREQCEITFPRLEGYRYDLPGEKLTARFDEKARMSVSTQDVPSFTEVQPIVGEGSVHTQEDLKSRREQEVAFLLAKLVLEKYFRQDGEIQKDRPAEHRFDSSVQAWLFPQVLRIARQWMEQCLQLKDDTFPQLLLLIQLAHEASDKIYGAIVRSADGEKRIVPRLKPFDTVGSTAIVDFDTSKEVWTTDPAKCHVSHVSADSGWEQKMAQSLETMDEVVSYVKNQGLNFTIPYLINGQEKNYVPDFIVRIRDEAGIEPLNLIVEVTGQNKKDKEQKVATARDLWIPAVNNHDGFGRWGFIEIRDPWNAKTEIREFLQRYQGAGVAA from the coding sequence GTGAAACAGGCTGTTATTGAAAATCCTATCCTGAACTCCCCGTTCAAGGAGCCCGACCGGCATTTCCGTTTTACCGACGAAGGTATCACGAACGAGATCGTCGACGGCCGCCGGAACAGTACCTATTTTGTTCCGATCCCCCAGCCCAAGAGGGGCAAGAAACAGCTCTCGCTCGATACCCAGTGGACTGCCGACCGGATAGAGGAGAACAAGCTCGTCAACCGGATTCGCCCGCAGATCTACAAATGGCGCCAGGGCGGATACATCGGCGTAACCCGGACCACGGCCCGGCTGCTCGAATACTGGAACGATCCCGAGCGCTCCAAGCGGCTCTTCTTCTGCCAGATCGAAGCGCTTGAAACCGCCATCTACATCACCGAAGTCGCCAGCAAGTACGATCCCTGGATCGAGAACGAGCTTCGGCACGCAAGCGAAGAGGCTAACCCGCTCCTCTTCCGGATCGCGTTCAAGATGGCGACTGGCAGCGGCAAAACGGTCGTCATGGCGATGCTCATTGCCTGGCAGGCGTTGAACAAGATCACCAATTCCCAGGATGCACGGTTCTCCGACGCCTTCCTGCTTGTCGCGCCGGGTATCACGATCCGGGATCGGCTTCGGGTGCTGCTGCCCAGTGAACCGGACAACTACTACCGTGAACGGGATATCTGCCAGCCGGAAGACCGGGCTCAGCTCCAGAAAGCCAAAATCGTCATTACCAACTATCACACCTTTAAACGGCGCGAGATCGGCGATGTCTCGAAACTGGGCAAGGCAATCCTCAAGTCAGAAGCGTTTACTGAGACGCCTGCCCAGATGGTTCGCCGCGTTTGCAGGGAGCTGGGGAACAAGAAGAATCTCATCGTCATCAATGACGAGGCACACCACTGTTACCGGGAGAATGTCGCGGTCGCCGAAGAGGCCCTGTCTGGCGAAGACCGCAGGGATGCCGAAGAACGGGCCGAAGCGGCCCGTATCTGGATCAGCGGCCTGGAGGCGGTGAAACAGAAGTTGGGCGTTCGGGCTGTCTACGACCTGTCGGCGACCCCGTTTTTCCTGCGCGGATCCGGTTATCCGGAAGGCACGCTGTTCCCGTGGGTAGTGTCTGATTTTTCGCTCATCGACGCCATCGAGAGCGGGATTGTGAAGATCCCTCGTGTGCCGGTCGCCGACGATTCCATGGTCGGCGAACAGCCCACCTATCGCGACCTCTGGCTCCACATCCGGGAAAACCAGCTGCTCCCGAAGAAAGGCCGTGCCGAAACCGAACGGAAAGGCGCGCCCGAGCTGCCCATGGGACTGGAGGGTGCGATCCGGAGCCTCTACGACCACTATAAGAAGTATTACGAGACGTGGGAGCAGGATAAACAGGCGCAGCTTGCGGGGCGCACGCCGCCTGTATTTATCGTCGTCTGTGCGAATACGGCCATTTCAAAACTGGTCTACGACTACATCTCTGGCTGGGACACCGGAAAAACGACTCCCGCTGGCTCGCCGATCTGGGCAGACGGCGCACTACCGCTATTCAGTAATACGAAAGACGGCCAGCCGGGCGGTCATCAGAACACGATTCTCGTGGACAGCAGCCAGCTCGAATCGGGCGAACCGCTGAAGGACGATTTCAAGAAGCTAGCGGCCCGTGAGATCGAGGATTTCAAGCACGAGTACGCGAGACGGCATCACCAGAACGCCGAAGATGTGACCGACGGCGACATCCTCCGCGAGGTGATGAACACGGTCGGCAAGCCTGGCAAACTGGGCGAGAAAGTCCGGTGCGTGGTGTCGGTATCCATGCTCACGGAAGGCTGGGACACCAACACCGTCACCCATATCCTGGGCGTGCGGGCGTTCAGCACACAGCTTCTGTGCGAGCAGGTGGTGGGCCGCGGACTCCGCCGGATGAGCTATGCGGAGAACACCGAAGGCAAGTTCGAGCCTGAATACGCCGAAGTCTACGGCGTCCCGTTCTCGTTCATCCCGACGGTGGCGAAACCGGCACTCTCCCTGATGCTGAAGCGCACGCGGGTTCACGCCATCGAGGACCGGCGTGAGCAATGCGAGATCACGTTCCCCCGTCTTGAAGGCTACCGGTACGACCTGCCCGGAGAAAAACTCACGGCCCGATTCGACGAAAAGGCCCGAATGTCCGTCTCGACGCAGGATGTGCCGTCGTTCACGGAAGTACAGCCCATCGTCGGCGAGGGAAGCGTTCACACGCAGGAAGATCTGAAGTCCCGCCGCGAACAGGAGGTCGCCTTCCTGCTGGCCAAGCTGGTGCTTGAGAAATATTTCCGGCAGGACGGCGAGATCCAGAAGGACCGCCCGGCCGAGCACCGGTTCGACTCGTCCGTCCAGGCGTGGCTCTTCCCGCAGGTGCTCCGGATCGCGCGGCAGTGGATGGAGCAGTGTCTCCAGCTCAAGGACGACACCTTTCCGCAACTGCTCCTGCTGATCCAGCTTGCGCACGAAGCCTCGGACAAGATCTACGGGGCAATCGTCCGGTCGGCTGACGGAGAAAAGCGGATCGTTCCGCGCCTGAAGCCTTTCGACACGGTGGGCAGCACGGCAATCGTCGATTTCGATACGTCCAAAGAGGTCTGGACGACCGATCCCGCCAAGTGCCACGTCTCGCATGTGTCGGCCGACAGCGGCTGGGAGCAGAAGATGGCCCAGTCACTGGAGACGATGGACGAGGTGGTCTCCTACGTGAAGAACCAGGGGCTCAACTTCACGATACCCTACCTGATAAACGGTCAGGAGAAGAACTACGTTCCGGACTTCATCGTCCGTATCCGTGACGAGGCCGGCATAGAGCCGCTCAACCTGATTGTCGAGGTCACCGGCCAGAACAAGAAGGACAAGGAGCAGAAGGTCGCCACCGCCCGCGACCTCTGGATACCCGCGGTCAACAATCACGACGGGTTTGGGCGTTGGGGGTTCATTGAAATCAGGGATCCTTGGAATGCGAAGACCGAAATCAGAGAATTCCTGCAACGGTACCAAGGCGCTGGAGTCGCCGCGTAA